A window of the Cystobacter fuscus genome harbors these coding sequences:
- a CDS encoding DUF2381 family protein — MLLLFMGASAPSQMCPPPEDVEGRCIELSVGALAEMHEVQLSPGLMTTFVFDSDVRPDGMTLEDSGRFEVAELGRHTLALMPAENQRSEKPGALTVCFADDAAPACASFRLLMHPVTAERQVRVLRHPRSASSLEAELRRVHEENDRLRAELARLNAGRDTPLGLAGMLVSGVMDERGMSCVPGDTVQPSGSVLIMVEFSTCRTSMRAIIRVRVRNKGETPWAARGAKLVGPKGEVWRGAVWPEEPIAPGEFADLFIEARVEDVRMEGPFVLKLWEANGSRTVRLGRVAFPVLGAGTAF; from the coding sequence ATGTTGTTGCTCTTCATGGGGGCATCCGCTCCCTCCCAGATGTGTCCTCCTCCGGAGGATGTGGAGGGTCGATGCATCGAGTTGTCGGTGGGGGCGTTGGCGGAGATGCACGAGGTCCAGCTGAGTCCGGGATTGATGACGACATTTGTCTTCGACTCGGACGTGCGTCCGGACGGAATGACGCTGGAGGATTCCGGTCGATTCGAGGTGGCGGAGCTTGGAAGGCACACGTTGGCGCTCATGCCCGCGGAAAATCAGAGGAGCGAAAAGCCCGGTGCGTTGACGGTGTGCTTCGCGGATGACGCCGCACCTGCGTGTGCCTCCTTCCGGCTGCTCATGCATCCCGTGACGGCCGAACGGCAGGTCCGGGTTTTGCGCCACCCCCGCTCGGCGAGTTCACTGGAAGCGGAGTTGAGGCGAGTTCACGAAGAGAATGACCGGCTCCGCGCGGAACTCGCGAGGTTGAACGCCGGACGTGACACTCCGCTCGGACTCGCGGGGATGTTGGTGTCTGGAGTGATGGACGAGCGCGGAATGTCTTGTGTGCCCGGTGATACCGTCCAACCGTCGGGCTCGGTGTTGATCATGGTGGAGTTCTCCACCTGCCGAACTTCCATGAGGGCGATCATACGAGTACGGGTGCGGAACAAGGGTGAGACTCCCTGGGCTGCTCGAGGGGCGAAGCTGGTGGGCCCGAAGGGGGAAGTCTGGCGCGGTGCCGTGTGGCCCGAGGAGCCCATTGCTCCGGGTGAATTCGCTGACCTCTTCATCGAGGCGCGGGTCGAGGATGTGCGGATGGAGGGGCCCTTCGTCTTGAAGTTGTGGGAGGCGAACGGGTCACGCACCGTGCGGCTGGGCCGCGTGGCCTTTCCCGTGCTGGGGGCGGGGACGGCCTTTTGA
- a CDS encoding suppressor of fused domain protein: MSKRYFELTDDLYIPERWDLDAPLDERGQRLAESLFTAGEPVTCEGPLRLPLRAYDGVALDFTEAGVGIPVVSARLAAVFAERASRDTQLLPVQVEAHPEPFFLLVCTRRAEWEEPSHRAGPPRLDFTRVGDAQVFRARGWQTLLVTEELKQALEAVGGTGLRFWELPTGSGADAGAAVETQRQVQERRERAETARLAFWRTLGAEDEQARIPLMDHGLWPGHRQAWRVLRRAGGNTLLVTDGLSDPFPEHDEPSVGFGLELLLETDSEMKEVHKNWPLQLLQRVGDELARSEPVREAVKAGPFCLDVSGKRMPTLLVTQEGRVGVLLGVESGTLPGHFTLPEGDVRLVTVKALLPAEFAYVTERGAEGREQLARYFSHSSEEHLSRARRRSVLPRLR; this comes from the coding sequence ATGTCGAAGCGGTACTTCGAACTCACTGACGATCTCTACATCCCCGAGCGCTGGGACCTGGACGCGCCCCTGGACGAGAGGGGCCAGCGGCTGGCGGAGTCGCTGTTCACGGCGGGCGAGCCGGTCACGTGCGAGGGGCCGCTGCGACTGCCGCTCCGGGCGTATGACGGCGTGGCGCTGGACTTCACCGAGGCGGGCGTGGGCATCCCGGTCGTCAGCGCGCGGCTGGCGGCCGTCTTCGCCGAGCGGGCGTCCCGGGACACGCAACTGCTGCCCGTGCAGGTCGAGGCCCATCCCGAGCCCTTCTTCCTCCTGGTGTGCACGCGAAGGGCGGAGTGGGAGGAGCCGAGCCACCGCGCGGGTCCGCCGCGGCTGGATTTCACGCGGGTGGGGGACGCGCAGGTCTTCCGCGCCCGGGGGTGGCAGACGCTGCTCGTCACCGAGGAGTTGAAGCAGGCGCTGGAGGCGGTGGGAGGCACGGGCCTGCGCTTCTGGGAGCTTCCCACGGGCTCGGGCGCTGACGCGGGCGCCGCGGTGGAGACCCAGCGTCAGGTGCAGGAGCGGCGCGAGCGGGCCGAGACGGCACGTCTGGCTTTCTGGCGCACGCTGGGCGCGGAGGATGAACAAGCGCGGATTCCCCTGATGGACCACGGGCTCTGGCCGGGCCACCGTCAGGCGTGGCGTGTCCTGCGCCGCGCCGGGGGCAACACCCTGCTGGTGACGGACGGGCTGTCGGACCCCTTCCCCGAGCATGACGAGCCCTCGGTGGGATTCGGCCTGGAGCTGCTGCTGGAGACGGACTCGGAGATGAAGGAGGTGCACAAGAACTGGCCCCTCCAGCTCCTGCAGCGGGTGGGGGATGAGCTGGCGCGGAGCGAGCCCGTGCGCGAGGCGGTGAAGGCGGGCCCCTTCTGCCTGGATGTGTCGGGCAAGCGGATGCCCACGTTGCTCGTCACCCAGGAGGGCCGGGTGGGCGTGCTGCTGGGCGTGGAGTCGGGGACGCTGCCCGGACACTTCACGCTGCCAGAGGGAGACGTGAGGCTCGTCACGGTGAAGGCACTGCTGCCGGCGGAGTTCGCGTATGTGACGGAGCGAGGAGCCGAGGGCCGGGAGCAACTGGCGCGCTACTTCTCGCACAGCAGCGAGGAGCACCTGTCCCGGGCGAGGAGGAGGTCCGTGCTTCCCAGGCTCCGGTGA